The uncultured Ilyobacter sp. nucleotide sequence TAGCCGTCATGGAAGATATGAAACTCTTGAAAAAGCTCAAAGTGAGCACAGTTTCATTTTATCGGGACTACTGCACTTACGACGGAAAAATCCAGGTAGACCTTGAAAAACTGGGAATAGACAAAGTGGACAGGGCGGTATCAACTGGGTACGGCCGTAACAACACAGACCTGGAAACGTTCACCCCTATAAACGAAATAAAAGCACATGTCTACGGAGCATCCTTCCAGAGCGGTCTAAAGGACTTTATCCTTCTAGATATAGGAGGACAGGACGTCAAGGTAGTCAGGGTGGAAAAGGGGATATCCACTGACCTTGACCTAAACGACAAATGTGCCGCTTCATGCGGAAGATATCTGGAAAATATGTGTGCCGTACTGGAAACTCCCTTAGAGGAGTTATCAAGACACCATGAAAATCCTGTGGAATTAAACTCAACCTGCGCAGTTTTTTCCGAGTCTGAACTCATAGGCTGTATCGCCGAAGGAGTATCCCTAGAAAGACTCTGTGCCGGTGTAAATCACTCTATGTACAGGAGACTAAAACCCATGCTCACAAAGTTTCGTGGTAGAAACCTTGTGGTCACAGGTGGGGTGGCTCAGAATGAAGCCATTAAAAATTATCTGAAAAATGACTATGATAAAATAACAGAGGTAGATGACCCTCAGTTCAACGGAGCCATAGGGTGCTGCTATTTTGCACACAACCATATGAAAAAATAACGGAGGAACAGATGTATATATTGACAGCAGAGCACCATTTTGACAGTGCTCATTTTCTACAAGGGTACGACGGAAAATGTGCCAATATTCACGGTCACAGATGGAGAGTTATGGCGGAAGTAGAGGGAGAAAAACTTTTTCTTAAAGGACAGCTGAGAGACATGGTAGTGGATTTTGGTGACCTAAAAAGAGATATAAAAAAGATGGTGGATTATTATGACCACTCTCTCATTATAGAGACAGGTTCCATGAGAAAAGAAACTCTTACATTCTTAAAGGAAGACGGTTTCAATATTATAGAGGTAGATTTCAGACCAACGGCAGAAAGATTTGCAAAAAAATTCTATGAAGAACTGGAAAGTACAGGATACAGAGTAAAAAGAATATATGTTTATGAAACTCCTACCAACTGTGCAATATACGAAAGGCAGGGAGTATAGGATGAATTATAAAGTTGTGGAGACATTTGTCAGTATAAACGGTGAAGGTAAAAAATCCGGAGAACTGGCTGTATTTATAAGGCTTGCAGGATGCAATCTGAGATGCAGCTACTGTGATACCATGTGGGCAAATGAGGCTGATGTATCTTTCAAACCTATGAGCAAGGAAGATATTTATGATTATATAAAAGGTACAGGAGTGGAGAATATAACCCTAACCGGGGGAGAACCCCTTATTCAAGATGGTATAGGGGAGCTTATTGATTTTCTCATGGAGGATGAAGACCTCTGTATAGAGGTTGAAACAAACGGCAGCGTGACCATAGAGAATTTCAGAAAAGATCACGGAAAAAGATTATCTTTCACCATGGACTATAAGGGAGCTTCAAGCCAAATGGAAGACAGTATGCTCATGGATAATTTTGATACCCTCACAGAATACGACACAGTGAAATTTGTAGTTGGAAGTGAGCAGGATCTTTTTAAGGCCAAAGAAATAATTGATAATTTTCATCTGACAGAGATATGTAATCTGTTTTTTAGTCCAATATATGGAGATATAAACCCAGAAGTCATTGTAGAGTTTATGAAGGTAAATAAAATGAACAGGGTGAGGCTGCAGATACAGCTTCATAAAATCATATGGAGCCCAGAAGAGAGAGGTGTATAATGAAAAAAATAGATAAGAAAAAAATAGAGGAACACATAAGGGGAATATTAGAAGCCTTAGGAGACAATCCTGACAGACCAGGACTTATCGACACTCCCAAAAGAGTAGCAAATATGTACGCCGAAATATTTTTGGGTCTTGCCTATACAAATGACGATATAGCAGAGATGTACGGAGTTACTTTTGACGAAGAGGATATTTACACAGAGCCAGGGAGTGATATGGTTCTCATGAAGGATATCGATATTTTCTCTCACTGTGAGCACCATCTTTCACTCATGTACAACATGACTGTAGCTGTGGCATACATCCCAAAGGAAAAGGTAATCGGACTCAGCAAAATAGCCAGAATAGCAGATATGGTTTCCAGAAGGCCTCAGCTTCAGGAAAGAATAGGTAAAGATATAGCAGAGATAATCCAAAAAGTGACCCAAAGCGATGACGTCGCTGTAATCATAAAGGGTGAACATGGTTGCATGACAACCAGAGGAATAAAAAAACCAGGAACCAAAACTATCACTACCACCCTCAGAGGAAGATTTAAATCAGAAGAAGCACTTTATAGCAGACTTATGGAACTTTACAGATCATAGGAGGAAATTGTTGATGCAGAATATAATAGATAAAGAGAGATGCGTCGTAGTTTTTAGCGGAGGGCAGGACAGTACTACTCTTCTGTTTTGGGCAAAGAAAAAATTCAAAGAGGTTATAGCCTTATCATTTAATTATGGACAAAAGCATGAACTGGAACTCCAGTGTGCTCAGGACATATGTAAAAAATACGATGTTGAGCACCACATCCTGGATATGGGACTTCTAAGCCAGCTGGCTCCCAATGCACTTACAAGGACAGATATCAAAGTGGACAAGGATACTCCCAAAGACGGACTTCCAAATACATTTGTAGACGGAAGAAATATGATTTTTCTGACTTTTGCCTCTATATTCGCCAAGCAGAGAAATATCAATCGTGTAATTACAGGTGTGTCCCAAAGTGACTTCAGCGGCTATCCAGACTGCAGAGATATCTTTATAAAGTCCATCAACACAACCCTAAGCCTGGCTATGGACTATCAGTTTGTAGTGGAGACGCCTCTTATGTGGCTAGATAAGGCCGAGACATGGAAGATGGCTGATGATCTGAGAGTCCTTGATATAATAAAAAACGAGACCCTCACATGCTACAACGGAATAATCGGAAACGGATGCGGAGAATGTCCTGCCTGTAAACTGAGAAAAAACGGATATGTGGAATTCAAAAAGAAATTCAAATAAAATATCCGTCTAAAATTCAACATGTAATACCAAAGTGAATTTTCAAATCCCTTATAAATATTCTTTTGTAAACTAAAAGCTTTTAATCTTTAGTTTTCAGGATTTTTATTTATGGGGGATTTTTTATTTTCTGCAGTCGGCCTGATCAGAAAATATACCAAAAAAACCTTTTTCAGACAGTATCTGAAAAAGGTTTAATAAAATTTTATTCATTCCACGGCTAGGCCCCGGGTTTATTATGAAACACTTAGTTTTTTCTCTAAATACCCTCTACCTCTTCTAAAGTCGGAAGCGCGGCAATTGCTCCAAATTTTGTGCATGTTATTGCCCCTACCTTATTGGCAAAGCTCACTATCTCCCTGGTTTTTTCAAAATCACAGATCGCTTTATTTGGATTTTTTTCCATTGACAGCCTGTACAGAACGCCCCCTATAAAAGCATCTCCTGCTCCTGTGGAATCTATCGATTTCACCTTTATACTTCCCACAACTACTTTTTCTCCGTCTATGCTGAGAAGGGTTCCCTCCTTCCCCAAAGTTACCACAACAGTCCTTGTCCCGTATTTATGAATTTCGTCGACTGCCTCTTCGAGATTTTCTTTACCGCTTATAATTCTGGCCTCTTCGTCACTAACCTTTGCAAAATCAGCCTGAGCCAGACATTTTATGCTTTCGGCTCTGAATTCTTCTTTTCTCTCACCGAAAAGTGCCCCTCTCCAATTTGGGTCAAATGAAACGAAGGCCCCTTTGGATTTTGCATATTTCATGAGTTCGTAATAGGTTTTCTTGAGGTTCCCACCTAAAAGTGCTGTAGCCGATCCAAAGTGAAATATTTTGACTTCCTCTAGTTTATCCAGATCCAGTTCTTTAAAAGAAAGATTCTCATCGGCTCCCCTGTTGAATATAAAATCTCTTTCCCCGTCTTTTCTCAGAGAAACAAAAGCTAAAGTTGTAGGTTTTTCTCTGTCAAAATAAAGCATCCTGGTATCAACTCCAGTTTCTATAAGGGTTCTCTCCAAGAACTTTCCGAAGGAGTCAAATCCGACCTTTCCTATAAATCCAACCTTTTGACCCAGTTTTGCAGCTGCTGCACAGACATTGGCAGGAGCCCCCCCTGCTTTTTTTTCAAATTTTTCCCCGTCAATAAGGTCGCTGTCTATATCTTTACAGATAAAATCTATCAAAAGCTCCCCTATACATACTATTTTCGGATTCATCTTTTCACCTCATCATATATTCCATTTTTTTATACTTATTTCCGCTTCTCCATCTGAGAAAAACTCTATCCCCTGGCTTTTTTCATCTGGAAATATTCTGGCAGTAAAAACCTCTGCACCGTCATTTATGAAAACCTCTGTTAATGACCTGTCCATAAATATATGAAAAATTATCTCTGAAGAATCAAGAGAGCATTTTCTCGTTGTG carries:
- a CDS encoding acyl-CoA dehydratase activase, whose product is MKVVGIDLGSREVKIAVMEDMKLLKKLKVSTVSFYRDYCTYDGKIQVDLEKLGIDKVDRAVSTGYGRNNTDLETFTPINEIKAHVYGASFQSGLKDFILLDIGGQDVKVVRVEKGISTDLDLNDKCAASCGRYLENMCAVLETPLEELSRHHENPVELNSTCAVFSESELIGCIAEGVSLERLCAGVNHSMYRRLKPMLTKFRGRNLVVTGGVAQNEAIKNYLKNDYDKITEVDDPQFNGAIGCCYFAHNHMKK
- the queD gene encoding 6-carboxytetrahydropterin synthase QueD, with product MYILTAEHHFDSAHFLQGYDGKCANIHGHRWRVMAEVEGEKLFLKGQLRDMVVDFGDLKRDIKKMVDYYDHSLIIETGSMRKETLTFLKEDGFNIIEVDFRPTAERFAKKFYEELESTGYRVKRIYVYETPTNCAIYERQGV
- the queE gene encoding putative 7-carboxy-7-deazaguanine synthase QueE; translated protein: MNYKVVETFVSINGEGKKSGELAVFIRLAGCNLRCSYCDTMWANEADVSFKPMSKEDIYDYIKGTGVENITLTGGEPLIQDGIGELIDFLMEDEDLCIEVETNGSVTIENFRKDHGKRLSFTMDYKGASSQMEDSMLMDNFDTLTEYDTVKFVVGSEQDLFKAKEIIDNFHLTEICNLFFSPIYGDINPEVIVEFMKVNKMNRVRLQIQLHKIIWSPEERGV
- the folE gene encoding GTP cyclohydrolase I FolE, whose product is MKKIDKKKIEEHIRGILEALGDNPDRPGLIDTPKRVANMYAEIFLGLAYTNDDIAEMYGVTFDEEDIYTEPGSDMVLMKDIDIFSHCEHHLSLMYNMTVAVAYIPKEKVIGLSKIARIADMVSRRPQLQERIGKDIAEIIQKVTQSDDVAVIIKGEHGCMTTRGIKKPGTKTITTTLRGRFKSEEALYSRLMELYRS
- the queC gene encoding 7-cyano-7-deazaguanine synthase QueC encodes the protein MQNIIDKERCVVVFSGGQDSTTLLFWAKKKFKEVIALSFNYGQKHELELQCAQDICKKYDVEHHILDMGLLSQLAPNALTRTDIKVDKDTPKDGLPNTFVDGRNMIFLTFASIFAKQRNINRVITGVSQSDFSGYPDCRDIFIKSINTTLSLAMDYQFVVETPLMWLDKAETWKMADDLRVLDIIKNETLTCYNGIIGNGCGECPACKLRKNGYVEFKKKFK
- a CDS encoding carbohydrate kinase, which codes for MNPKIVCIGELLIDFICKDIDSDLIDGEKFEKKAGGAPANVCAAAAKLGQKVGFIGKVGFDSFGKFLERTLIETGVDTRMLYFDREKPTTLAFVSLRKDGERDFIFNRGADENLSFKELDLDKLEEVKIFHFGSATALLGGNLKKTYYELMKYAKSKGAFVSFDPNWRGALFGERKEEFRAESIKCLAQADFAKVSDEEARIISGKENLEEAVDEIHKYGTRTVVVTLGKEGTLLSIDGEKVVVGSIKVKSIDSTGAGDAFIGGVLYRLSMEKNPNKAICDFEKTREIVSFANKVGAITCTKFGAIAALPTLEEVEGI